The following DNA comes from Enterobacter sp. SA187.
CTGCTCTGAATGGGATTAATAACCGGCCAGCAGTGCTGACCGGTCAGGGAATTACAGCCCGATTGCGCGGCGGTGCTGCTCCAGGCGGTCGACGCCGTTCACCTTCTCAACCATGTTGACGGTGTCGATTTCGATGATGTCGCTGCCATCAATCGTGAGGCGGTAGTAGGTGCACACGGTCGACAGTTTGGTCGAGGTGTTTTCACCCTGCTTATTCTCTCCGCCATCGATTTCCTTATGACGGCCACGCATGACCACCTCGACCGCCACGATTTCGCCGGTGTCGTCGCGCTGGTAAGAGCCAGAAAAACGCAGCGGCACGGCATCAGCACCCGGCGCGGCATACTGCGCCCACAGCGCCACATCAGGCAGACCGCCAACAGACCATTCGACGGTTAACGCATCGTCGTCGAGGCCGAGGTCAATCGCGGCCGCGCCATTCATGCCACCGCCGCGATAGTTTTCGAGCTTGCGGGTCAGTTTTGGCAGCGTCACGGATTCAACAACACCCATGTAGCTCAGGCCGTCATTGAACATGTTCAGATATTTGAGTTTGCGGGGTAGTGCCATGTTGTTTCAGGCTCCTTAGCTGTTGACCGATTCGGCCAGATTCACCAGATATTTATCGGTGATGCGCTGGCGCAGGGTCAGGCTTTCCAGTGGTGGCACCGGCGTATAGTCGTAGTCGATATACAGTTTCCCGGCCTTGAGGGTGTCCTTGTCGTTTGATTCCTCGTCAAACCAGCATTCACCGTCCACGATGTAGCCATTTGATTTCAGCTCGCGGAATTTGGCGTTAATGCCGTCGACAATGTCGCGGATGAGCGATGCGGTGATGGGCTTATCGACCGCCCACATGTGCGCCTCAGCCATTGCGTCGGCCAGTACCTGCGCGGTGCGGGTGTAGTTTTCAAACAGGAAAAGCGGATCATCAGAACAGGTGCGGTTACCCCAGAAGCGGAAACCATCCTTACGCACCAGCGTCGTCACCCCGGCCTCGTTGAGCAGGTCAGCATCGGTGCCGGATGCCTGCAAATCCCAGAACACTGAGGCACTGATACCGGTGACACCCTGCACGCCGACGTTCGACAGGGTTTTATGCCAGCCGACAGTCTGGTCGATGTAAGCACGCAGACCGAGTGCGCGCGCAGTGGCGTAGGCCGTTGCGGTGGCGTTCGCGGTGGTGTCCCACGAAAGGAAGTCAGGCCAGATAACCATCAGCTCGCGCTGGCTGAAATTGTCGCGGTATTTGATGGCGTCAGAAATGGTCTTGCAGCCCCATGCGCTGACGTAGCCAAAGGCTCGCAGGCTGATACAGACCGATGCAAGTGCGGTCGCGACGTCCTGCGTATCGAGACCCGGCACGCCGAGAATGCGCGGCTTAACGCCGGTGACCGCTTCGGCAGTCAACAGCGCCTTGATACCGGTATATTTACCGTTCTCATCCGTGCCGCCGATGATGTTGGAAATTGTCTGCGCTTCCGCATCTTCTCCGGTACCTTCGGCAACGCGCACGACAACGGTGACAGGTTTTGACTGGTCGGCGATGGCCTGGAGGGATGCGGCCAGCGTGCCTTTTTTACCGGCTTTCGCAATGGCGCTCTGCACATTGGCAATCAGCACCGGCTCATTGAGGGGGAATGTTGCTGCATCCGCATCGCTGGCCGTACAGACCATGCCGACGACTGCGGTCGCAACAGTGGAAATGACGCGGGTGCCGTCGTTAATCTCAAGCACCTGTACGCCGTGGTGAAAATCACTCATCCGGTTAACTCCGTGGTTAGTGGGCGAGTGTTATTGTCCTGGCTGGTCTGGTGAGGGGCTATTTGTCGGCGATGGATAGCGAATGGCACATAAACAAATCAAAAAAGACGGGCATCAGCCCGCCTGTATAGCCTGATTATTCTTCGCCGGGCAGTTCCGGCCATGCCACCACTGACGGGTATTTTTCTTGTAGTGGTATGTCGCGCAATGCCTGCCGGTAAGCAGCCCATGCTTTTTTATCCGTTGGCGCATCCGGCATCATCGACCAGTCACTTTCGCGGAGCAGCGCATCACGACGCGCCCGGATTTTTTCAGCATCAATTGCAGCCAGGCTGGTTTTATTTACCGTTATCATCAATTTCTCCTTCTGCGGCAATATATGTCCCGCCTGTTCCGGCCGGTGCACCCATTTTTTTGATGTTGAGCTCCCACGCCTCAAGCGCGGCACCCGGTAAATCCTCAGCGTTGACAATCCAGAAGCTGACCCCCTGAGGCACATCCTTACGACCAATATCAAGGACGGACAATCCGCACGCCGC
Coding sequences within:
- a CDS encoding tail fiber assembly protein, producing the protein MITVNKTSLAAIDAEKIRARRDALLRESDWSMMPDAPTDKKAWAAYRQALRDIPLQEKYPSVVAWPELPGEE
- a CDS encoding phage major tail tube protein, which codes for MALPRKLKYLNMFNDGLSYMGVVESVTLPKLTRKLENYRGGGMNGAAAIDLGLDDDALTVEWSVGGLPDVALWAQYAAPGADAVPLRFSGSYQRDDTGEIVAVEVVMRGRHKEIDGGENKQGENTSTKLSTVCTYYRLTIDGSDIIEIDTVNMVEKVNGVDRLEQHRRAIGL
- a CDS encoding phage tail sheath protein, giving the protein MSDFHHGVQVLEINDGTRVISTVATAVVGMVCTASDADAATFPLNEPVLIANVQSAIAKAGKKGTLAASLQAIADQSKPVTVVVRVAEGTGEDAEAQTISNIIGGTDENGKYTGIKALLTAEAVTGVKPRILGVPGLDTQDVATALASVCISLRAFGYVSAWGCKTISDAIKYRDNFSQRELMVIWPDFLSWDTTANATATAYATARALGLRAYIDQTVGWHKTLSNVGVQGVTGISASVFWDLQASGTDADLLNEAGVTTLVRKDGFRFWGNRTCSDDPLFLFENYTRTAQVLADAMAEAHMWAVDKPITASLIRDIVDGINAKFRELKSNGYIVDGECWFDEESNDKDTLKAGKLYIDYDYTPVPPLESLTLRQRITDKYLVNLAESVNS